Proteins from a genomic interval of candidate division WOR-3 bacterium:
- a CDS encoding helix-turn-helix domain-containing protein — MDDTLRVFKAVANEKRLDMIRLLAEKGKLSLREVAFLMDIPEATACRNLKILECAGIVKSTIIRAIAQYWLDSDMSELPNGMVVGIVLNGRTDGN, encoded by the coding sequence ATGGACGATACACTGAGAGTATTCAAAGCCGTAGCCAATGAGAAGCGACTGGACATGATCAGATTGCTTGCAGAAAAAGGAAAATTGAGCCTACGTGAGGTCGCTTTTCTGATGGATATTCCGGAAGCGACTGCCTGTCGGAATCTCAAGATACTCGAGTGTGCCGGGATCGTAAAGAGCACGATCATCCGTGCCATCGCACAATACTGGCTGGATAGTGATATGAGCGAACTGCCTAACGGGATGGTGGTCGGCATCGTGTTGAACGGACGGACTGACGGAAATTAA
- a CDS encoding four helix bundle protein, which translates to MDVYKKAYAAAMEIFEITKAFPAEERYSLVDQIRRSSRSVCSNLAEAWRKRKYIAVFKHKITDSMQEASETQCWLEFSYSCSYVDNTTFVRLDSEYEKILMMLNSIEKKAVKFCY; encoded by the coding sequence ATGGATGTGTACAAGAAGGCATATGCTGCTGCAATGGAAATCTTTGAGATCACGAAGGCTTTTCCAGCTGAGGAAAGATATTCCTTGGTTGATCAAATACGACGATCTTCAAGATCAGTATGCTCTAACCTTGCAGAAGCGTGGCGCAAGCGAAAGTATATCGCCGTATTCAAGCACAAGATAACTGATTCTATGCAAGAGGCTTCAGAGACACAGTGCTGGCTCGAATTTTCTTACAGTTGCTCCTATGTTGACAATACAACATTTGTAAGACTAGACAGCGAGTACGAGAAGATATTGATGATGCTCAACTCGATTGAGAAGAAGGCGGTCAAATTCTGCTATTGA